In candidate division KSB1 bacterium, one genomic interval encodes:
- a CDS encoding BrnA antitoxin family protein, translated as MRDEDIDLSEIPEITAKQMARSVLRVGGKPVPKGKVQVNLSLDAGVVAYFKTQAGGRNFRKLINEALKTKIRDQNIENILRRVIREELQGAG; from the coding sequence ATGCGAGACGAAGATATCGATTTATCTGAAATCCCCGAAATCACAGCCAAACAAATGGCGCGTTCGGTTTTGCGAGTTGGCGGCAAACCAGTGCCCAAAGGCAAGGTTCAAGTCAACCTCTCCCTTGACGCCGGCGTTGTGGCCTATTTCAAGACCCAAGCCGGTGGGCGAAATTTTCGGAAACTCATCAATGAAGCCTTGAAGACAAAAATTCGCGACCAGAATATCGAGAATATTCTGCGCCGTGTCATTCGCGAAGAATTGCAAGGAGCGGGTTAA